A single window of Athene noctua chromosome 1, bAthNoc1.hap1.1, whole genome shotgun sequence DNA harbors:
- the LOC141957798 gene encoding T-cell activation Rho GTPase-activating protein-like, translating to MLHSFPGAFIQQSGLLLNRQAAAHTYAFISEIVGHPVLIEVGHEELEGMLQRMSCKAKDSRGKPLAALCGEAGTLPRPIQELLDILHQRGPSTEGIFRRAAGATELRNLKEALDRGADVDLPSQPEILLAAVLKDFLRSIPGKLLDVDLYQDWMRAMERPSQQARVEELRVVAEKLPAAHLLLLKRLLPLLQNIGHQVSTSRMTSSNLAICLGPNLLGPPDEALLPFEAMLEVTEKVKLLVEFLIENGSDIFGEEMAGQMSPEPVDTSTGRRRD from the exons ATGTTGCACAGCTTTCCAGGTGCTTTCATCCAGCAGTCAGGGCTCCTGCTaaacaggcaggctgctgcccacacttaCGCTTTCATCTCCGAGATTGTCGGCCATCCAGTCCTCATAGAGGTCGGTCATGAGGAGCTTGAAGGGATGCTTCAGAGGATGTCCTGCAAGGCCAAGGATTCCAG aggcaag cccctggcagccctctgcggggaggccggcacgctgccccggcccatccag gagctcctggacatcctgcaccagcgaggaccgtcgacggaggggatcttccgcagagctgccggcgcgacGGAACTTCGGAACCTGAAGGAGGCCCTGGACCGCGGCGCAGATGTGGACCTGCCAAGCCAgcccgagatcctgctggctgccgtcctgaag gactttctccgcagcatccccggcaagcTCCTGGACGTGGAcctctaccaggactggatgCGAGCCATGGAGAGGCCGAGCCAGCAGGCAAgggtggaagagctgagagt ggtggccgagaagttgccggcagcccatctcctcctcctcaagcggctgctcccactgctgcagaacattggccaccaggtgtccaccagcagaatgacctccagcaacctggccatctgcctggggccaaacctgctgggcccacccgacgaggccctgctccccttcgaggccatgctggaggtgaccgagaag gtgaagctgctggtggaatttctgattgaaaacggcagcgacatctttggggaggagatggctggccagatgtcaccagagcccgtggacaCATCCACAGGTaggaggagggactga
- the LOC141957802 gene encoding T-cell activation Rho GTPase-activating protein-like, translating into MAPRAKQKRSSRQKPPWILHQPLCSSSREQQGEMRRWEQKGQRAAGATELRNLKEALDHGADVDLPSQPEILLAAVLKDFLRSIPGKLLDVDLYQDWMRAMERPSQQARVEELRVVAEKLPAAHLLLLKRLLPLLQNIGHQVSTSRMTSSNLAICLGPNLLGPPDEALLPFEAMLEVTEKVKLLVEFLIENGSDIFGEEMAGQMSPEPVDTSTGRRRD; encoded by the exons atGGCCCCGCGGGCGAAGCAGAAGCGGAGCAGCAGGCAAAAGCCTCCCTGGATCCtgcaccagcccctctgctcgtcctccagagagcagcagggggagatGCGGCGGTGGGAGCAGAAAGGGCAGAG agctgccggcgcgacGGAACTTCGGAACCTGAAGGAGGCCCTGGACCACGGCGCAGATGTGGACCTGCCAAGCCAgcccgagatcctgctggctgccgtcctgaag gactttctccgcagcatccccggcaagcTCCTGGACGTGGAcctctaccaggactggatgCGAGCCATGGAGAGGCCGAGCCAGCAGGCAAgggtggaagagctgagagt ggtggccgagaagttgccggcagcccatctcctcctcctcaagcggctgctcccactgctgcagaacattggccaccaggtgtccaccagcagaatgacctccagcaacctggccatctgcctggggccaaacctgctgggcccacccgacgaggccctgctccccttcgaggccatgctggaggtgaccgagaag gtgaagctgctggtggaatttctgattgaaaacggcagcgacatctttggggaggagatggctggccagatgtcaccagagcccgtggacaCATCCACAGGTaggaggagggactga
- the LOC141957808 gene encoding T-cell activation Rho GTPase-activating protein-like — protein sequence MAPRAKQKRSSRQKPPWILHQPLCSSSREQQGEMRRWEQKGQRGKPLAALCGEAGTLPRPIQELLDILHQRGPSTEGIFRRAAGATELRNLKEALDRGADVDLPSQPEILLAAVLKDFLRSIPGKLLDVDLYQDWMRAMERPSQQARVEELRVVAEKLPAAHLLLLKRLLPLLQNIGHQVSTSRMTSSNLAICLGPNLLGPPDEALLPFEAMLEVTEKVKLLVEFLIENGSDIFGEEMAGQMSPEPVDTSTGRRRD from the exons atGGCCCCGCGGGCGAAGCAGAAGCGGAGCAGCAGGCAAAAGCCTCCCTGGATCCtgcaccagcccctctgctcgtcctccagagagcagcagggggagatGCGGCGGTGGGAGCAGAAAGGGCAGAG aggcaag cccctggcagccctctgcggggaggccggcacgctgccccggcccatccag gagctcctggacatcctgcaccagcgaggaccgtcgacggaggggatcttccgcagagctgccggcgcgacGGAACTTCGGAACCTGAAGGAGGCCCTGGACCGCGGCGCAGATGTGGACCTGCCAAGCCAgcccgagatcctgctggctgccgtcctgaag gactttctccgcagcatccccggcaagcTCCTGGACGTGGAcctctaccaggactggatgCGAGCCATGGAGAGGCCGAGCCAGCAGGCAAgggtggaagagctgagagt ggtggccgagaagttgccggcagcccatctcctcctcctcaagcggctgctcccactgctgcagaacattggccaccaggtgtccaccagcagaatgacctccagcaacctggccatctgcctggggccaaacctgctgggcccacccgacgaggccctgctccccttcgaggccatgctggaggtgaccgagaag gtgaagctgctggtggaatttctgattgaaaacggcagcgacatctttggggaggagatggctggccagatgtcaccagagcccgtggacaCATCCACAGGTaggaggagggactga